The following coding sequences lie in one Yoonia sp. G8-12 genomic window:
- a CDS encoding LysE/ArgO family amino acid transporter: MIVPALTGFSASAAFILAIGPQNTFILRQGLARSHVFPLALFCALSDAILITAGVAGFGVIVEMFPSLPTIMTWGGAAFLFAYGALRFRAVWINQYAIEIAGKPVGLWAALATCAAFTWLNPHVYLDTIVLLGAISTEFTMVSQKVAFALGAMLPSFLFFFGLGYGARLLAPVMQSARAWRVLDVLIGLLMWALAIKLLS; the protein is encoded by the coding sequence ATGATTGTTCCTGCCTTAACGGGTTTTTCAGCCTCTGCCGCCTTCATCCTTGCCATTGGTCCGCAAAATACCTTCATTCTGCGCCAGGGCCTTGCCCGGTCGCATGTTTTCCCGTTGGCACTTTTTTGCGCGCTGTCCGACGCGATCCTCATCACGGCCGGTGTTGCCGGTTTCGGAGTGATCGTCGAGATGTTTCCATCGCTTCCGACCATCATGACATGGGGTGGTGCTGCGTTCCTCTTTGCCTATGGCGCGTTGCGGTTTCGGGCCGTGTGGATCAATCAATACGCCATTGAAATTGCGGGTAAACCTGTGGGGTTATGGGCGGCACTTGCCACCTGTGCAGCCTTCACCTGGCTCAACCCGCATGTCTACCTTGATACAATCGTCTTGCTGGGTGCCATCTCGACTGAATTCACCATGGTTTCGCAAAAGGTCGCCTTTGCACTTGGTGCGATGCTTCCGTCGTTCCTGTTCTTTTTCGGCCTTGGCTATGGCGCGCGGTTGCTTGCGCCAGTGATGCAATCTGCACGTGCTTGGCGGGTTCTGGATGTGCTGATTGGCCTTTTGATGTGGGCGCTTGCGATCAAACTGCTTAGCTGA
- a CDS encoding multidrug effflux MFS transporter — MSPPPKARALPQGEFIALMAMVSATVAFSIDAMLPALPEMAQALSPDDFNRVQLIITSFILGLGVGTFFTGPLSDAFGRKPVMIGGTVIYMLGSAAAWQAQTLEVMLAARVLQGLGAAGPRVVAMALIRDLYAGPQMARILSFVMIIFTLVPAMAPTMGHYIVTVFDWHAIFVACILFSFITTTWLLVRQPETLTPENRRPLSGRALWHALIEMFTHPTARLSILIQTLTFAMLYSILSSTQPIFDLTYGQGDNFHLWFGGIAIVASSSGFLNARLVVRLGMRAIIKAMYTVQIVMTLTLIAVLLAGTPDHIAFPIYVLWVLSNFFQAGLSIGNLNALGMEEMGHMAGLAASVLTSVATVGAVLIAAPIALMFDGTPLPAAIGSLVLASIALWLTTRIKRPGET; from the coding sequence ATGAGCCCGCCACCCAAGGCCCGCGCATTGCCGCAAGGCGAATTTATCGCGTTGATGGCGATGGTCTCGGCGACCGTGGCGTTTTCGATTGATGCGATGCTACCCGCCCTGCCGGAAATGGCGCAGGCGCTGTCACCTGACGATTTCAACCGCGTCCAGCTGATCATCACCAGCTTTATTCTGGGGCTGGGTGTGGGCACTTTCTTTACCGGCCCGCTGTCTGATGCCTTCGGGCGCAAACCTGTCATGATCGGCGGCACGGTCATCTATATGCTGGGCAGTGCCGCCGCATGGCAGGCCCAAACGCTTGAGGTGATGCTGGCAGCCCGCGTGCTGCAAGGGTTGGGCGCCGCTGGCCCCCGTGTGGTGGCGATGGCGCTGATCCGCGATCTTTACGCAGGGCCACAAATGGCGCGGATCCTGTCGTTTGTGATGATTATCTTCACACTGGTCCCCGCGATGGCGCCCACAATGGGGCATTACATCGTGACGGTCTTCGACTGGCATGCGATTTTCGTGGCCTGCATCCTGTTTTCGTTCATCACAACCACCTGGCTTCTGGTGCGCCAGCCCGAAACGCTGACACCTGAAAACCGCCGTCCCTTAAGCGGCCGCGCGCTCTGGCACGCCCTGATCGAGATGTTCACCCATCCCACCGCGCGCCTGTCGATCCTGATCCAGACGCTGACATTCGCGATGCTCTACAGCATCCTGTCCTCGACCCAGCCGATTTTCGATCTGACCTACGGACAAGGCGACAATTTCCACCTGTGGTTCGGCGGCATTGCGATTGTGGCCTCCTCATCGGGCTTTTTGAACGCGCGGCTTGTGGTTCGGTTGGGCATGCGGGCGATCATCAAGGCGATGTACACAGTCCAGATCGTCATGACATTGACGCTGATTGCGGTGCTTCTGGCCGGTACGCCAGACCACATCGCCTTTCCTATCTATGTGCTGTGGGTCTTGTCCAACTTCTTTCAGGCGGGCCTGAGTATCGGCAACCTCAACGCGCTTGGTATGGAAGAAATGGGGCATATGGCGGGGCTTGCCGCGTCGGTGCTGACATCTGTTGCCACCGTAGGCGCAGTGCTGATCGCGGCCCCCATCGCGCTGATGTTTGACGGCACACCGCTGCCCGCCGCCATCGGGTCACTGGTGCTGGCCTCCATCGCCCTGTGGCTGACCACGCGGATCAAACGGCCGGGCGAAACCTGA
- a CDS encoding DUF502 domain-containing protein — MIDPHSDDTKRRHKPGIIARLRSNFLAGLIIVAPIGLTIWLIWTAVGWVDSWVWPFIPQAYQPTALLNGLLGLEGADQIEVNVRGVGVVIFLIFTILVGWVGKGLIGRSFLGIGERFVDRMPVVRSIYNAVKQIAETVFSQRETSFDKACLVEYPRKGIWAIAFISINAKGEIDAKLNDGEPFVTVFLPTTPNPTSGFLLFLPKRDIKELDMSVEDAAKLVISAGLVYPNDKTAVPVTNPAA; from the coding sequence ATGATCGACCCACATTCAGACGACACCAAGCGACGCCACAAACCGGGCATCATTGCCAGACTGCGCAGTAATTTTCTGGCGGGTCTGATCATTGTGGCCCCCATCGGGTTGACCATCTGGTTGATCTGGACGGCCGTTGGCTGGGTCGATAGCTGGGTCTGGCCCTTCATCCCGCAAGCCTATCAACCTACCGCCCTCTTGAATGGCCTCTTGGGGCTAGAAGGCGCAGACCAGATTGAAGTCAACGTTCGCGGAGTGGGCGTTGTGATTTTCCTGATCTTCACCATTCTGGTCGGTTGGGTTGGCAAGGGTCTGATCGGACGTTCTTTTCTTGGTATCGGTGAACGGTTTGTCGACCGCATGCCGGTTGTGCGGTCGATCTATAACGCGGTCAAACAGATCGCAGAAACGGTCTTTTCCCAGCGTGAGACCTCGTTCGACAAGGCTTGTCTGGTTGAATATCCACGCAAGGGTATCTGGGCCATCGCCTTTATCTCGATCAATGCGAAGGGCGAAATTGATGCCAAGCTGAATGATGGTGAGCCTTTTGTCACCGTGTTCCTGCCGACCACACCAAACCCGACCTCCGGGTTTTTGCTGTTTTTGCCCAAGCGAGATATCAAAGAACTGGATATGTCGGTTGAAGACGCCGCCAAGCTCGTGATTTCTGCCGGACTTGTCTATCCCAACGACAAGACCGCCGTTCCGGTCACAAACCCCGCTGCGTAA
- a CDS encoding 3-hydroxybutyrate dehydrogenase yields the protein MSLSGKTAVITGSNSGIGLGIARELAKAGANVVLNSFTDNEEDHALAAEIADVTGVTAKYVQADMSKGEDCRRLIVAAGGCDILINNAGIQHVAPVQDFPAAKWDAIIAINLTSAFHTTAAAVTGMRERGYGRIINISSAHGLTASPYKSAYVAAKHGIVGFTKTIGLETARDPITCNAICPGYVLTPLVEAQIPDTMKEYDMSREDVIKNVMLERQPSKEFATVEQLGGTAVFLCSDAAAQITGTTISVDGGWTAL from the coding sequence ATGTCCCTGTCAGGAAAAACCGCAGTCATTACCGGATCGAACTCGGGCATCGGGCTTGGGATTGCCCGCGAACTGGCCAAGGCGGGTGCCAATGTGGTGCTCAATTCCTTTACCGATAACGAAGAAGATCACGCGCTTGCCGCTGAAATCGCCGATGTGACGGGTGTGACTGCAAAATACGTACAGGCCGACATGTCTAAAGGCGAGGATTGCCGCCGCCTGATCGTGGCCGCAGGTGGCTGCGATATCCTGATCAACAACGCGGGCATCCAGCACGTCGCACCGGTACAGGATTTCCCCGCTGCCAAATGGGACGCGATCATCGCGATCAACCTGACGTCCGCCTTTCACACCACCGCCGCCGCCGTCACCGGCATGCGCGAACGTGGCTATGGCCGGATCATCAACATCTCATCGGCGCATGGTTTGACGGCATCGCCCTACAAATCAGCCTATGTTGCCGCCAAACACGGCATTGTCGGGTTCACCAAAACCATCGGTCTGGAAACAGCACGCGATCCGATCACCTGCAATGCGATCTGTCCGGGCTATGTGCTGACACCGCTTGTCGAGGCGCAGATCCCCGATACGATGAAAGAATACGACATGTCCCGCGAGGACGTCATCAAGAACGTGATGCTGGAACGCCAACCGTCAAAGGAATTTGCCACGGTCGAACAACTGGGCGGCACGGCGGTGTTCCTGTGTTCTGACGCGGCCGCACAAATCACCGGCACGACGATCAGCGTCGATGGCGGCTGGACAGCCTTGTGA
- the hemB gene encoding porphobilinogen synthase: MKPTLAPFPATRLRRMRQSPALRALSRQNTLTVDDLIWPVFVMDGKDDETPVASMPGVVRRTVNRVAQAAKEAQDLGIPAICIFPYTGMEARTEDCAMAWDPDNLTNQAIRAIKDAAPDIAVMTDIALDPYNINGHDGFVENGEIVNDRTVDALVKMALAQAEAGADILGPSDMMDGRIGAMRAALESDGHQNVTILSYTAKYASAFYGPFRDAVGASSALTGDKKTYQMDPGNSDEALRLVARDLSEGADMVMVKPGMPYLDICRRVKDTFGVPTYAYQVSGEYAMLQAAAQNGWLDGEKVMMESLLAFKRAGCDGVLTYFAPAAAKLMQG; the protein is encoded by the coding sequence ATGAAACCGACCCTTGCACCTTTCCCCGCCACACGTCTGCGCCGGATGCGCCAAAGCCCTGCCCTGCGCGCCCTGTCCCGTCAGAACACCCTGACGGTGGATGATCTGATCTGGCCGGTGTTTGTGATGGACGGCAAGGATGATGAAACGCCCGTCGCCTCGATGCCAGGTGTGGTGCGGCGCACGGTGAACCGCGTGGCGCAGGCCGCCAAAGAGGCGCAAGACCTTGGGATCCCTGCAATTTGCATTTTTCCCTACACAGGCATGGAAGCCCGGACCGAGGACTGCGCGATGGCTTGGGACCCCGATAACCTGACCAATCAGGCCATTCGCGCGATCAAGGATGCAGCCCCCGATATCGCGGTGATGACTGATATCGCGCTGGATCCCTATAATATCAACGGCCACGACGGTTTCGTCGAAAACGGTGAAATCGTGAATGACCGCACGGTTGATGCCTTGGTCAAAATGGCACTGGCACAGGCCGAGGCCGGGGCGGATATCCTTGGGCCGTCGGATATGATGGACGGGCGGATCGGGGCGATGCGCGCAGCGCTCGAATCCGACGGCCACCAGAACGTCACGATCCTTAGCTACACCGCCAAATACGCCTCGGCGTTTTATGGTCCGTTTCGTGATGCGGTTGGTGCATCCTCTGCGCTGACCGGTGACAAAAAGACCTATCAGATGGACCCCGGCAATAGTGATGAGGCCTTGCGTCTGGTCGCGCGTGATCTGTCCGAGGGTGCAGACATGGTGATGGTCAAACCGGGGATGCCGTATTTGGATATCTGCCGCCGTGTGAAAGACACGTTCGGCGTGCCGACCTACGCCTATCAGGTCAGCGGCGAATACGCGATGTTACAGGCCGCAGCCCAGAACGGGTGGCTGGACGGCGAAAAGGTGATGATGGAAAGCCTGCTGGCATTCAAACGTGCGGGATGCGACGGGGTCTTGACGTATTTCGCGCCCGCCGCGGCCAAGCTGATGCAGGGATAA
- a CDS encoding class I adenylate-forming enzyme family protein, translated as MLSLVHSDRFPPAPDQFNLVAHVLRHADRLGDKTALQIMGSNGSGEQFDYHLLKQAILGTATGLLQQVRPGERIILQLGNTPEFPIAFLGAIAAGIVPVSLSSALTEKEYTAVAQTIRPALELRSTDTALKDRLRGFRDLPPANIVMGDPDRPAYIIYTSGTSGRPTPVVHAHRAIWARQMMWDGWYGLREDDRMLHAGAFNWTYTLGTGLLDPWAIGATALIPDQDVTPAQLPALMQTHRATLFAAAPGVYRRLLRAGMPSLPHLRHGLSAGEKMAQPVHTAWQDATGTPVYEAFGMSECSTFISSAPAHPAPTRTSGFVQRGRTVALIGPDGPVPRGTTGMIAVHKDDPGLMLGYLDQPQETAKRYQDDWFLTGDLATMDAHGAITYAGRADDMMNAGGHRVSPIEVEEALTAHPLVTEAAACAVQLRTGVHVIAGFYVATDVIEEHQLRDFAAQRLATYKMPRLLIAKDTLPRGANNKLLRRMLRDEWETTHGQA; from the coding sequence ATGCTGTCGCTTGTACACTCTGACAGGTTTCCCCCTGCCCCGGACCAATTCAATTTGGTGGCCCATGTGCTGCGCCACGCAGACCGGTTGGGCGATAAGACTGCCCTGCAAATTATGGGGTCCAATGGCAGCGGCGAACAATTTGATTACCACCTGTTAAAGCAGGCGATCCTTGGCACCGCGACGGGGCTTTTGCAGCAGGTCCGCCCGGGTGAGCGGATCATATTGCAGCTTGGAAATACACCCGAATTCCCGATTGCCTTTCTGGGGGCCATCGCCGCAGGGATCGTGCCGGTATCACTCTCGAGCGCGCTCACTGAAAAAGAATACACCGCGGTCGCCCAAACCATCAGGCCTGCGTTGGAACTGCGCAGCACAGACACCGCGCTGAAAGACCGGTTGCGCGGCTTCCGGGACTTGCCGCCTGCCAACATCGTCATGGGTGATCCCGACCGCCCCGCCTATATCATCTATACCTCGGGCACGAGCGGCAGACCAACGCCCGTGGTGCACGCCCATCGCGCGATCTGGGCGCGGCAAATGATGTGGGACGGCTGGTACGGGCTGCGCGAAGACGACCGGATGCTGCATGCGGGGGCCTTTAACTGGACCTATACGTTAGGCACCGGATTGCTGGATCCTTGGGCCATCGGGGCCACGGCATTGATCCCCGACCAAGATGTGACACCCGCGCAGCTGCCTGCCTTGATGCAAACGCACCGCGCCACGCTCTTTGCCGCCGCACCCGGCGTGTATCGCAGGCTTTTGCGGGCGGGTATGCCGTCACTGCCGCACTTGCGCCACGGTCTTTCGGCCGGTGAAAAAATGGCGCAACCGGTTCATACTGCATGGCAAGACGCCACCGGCACACCCGTCTATGAGGCATTTGGCATGTCCGAATGTTCCACCTTCATCTCCTCCGCACCGGCCCATCCCGCCCCAACCCGCACGTCCGGTTTTGTCCAACGCGGGCGCACCGTCGCGCTCATTGGCCCTGATGGCCCCGTCCCGCGTGGCACAACCGGCATGATCGCGGTGCACAAAGACGATCCCGGCCTGATGCTGGGCTATCTTGATCAACCGCAAGAGACAGCGAAACGCTATCAGGACGACTGGTTCCTGACCGGTGATCTGGCCACGATGGACGCACACGGTGCGATCACTTACGCGGGCCGCGCCGATGACATGATGAACGCAGGCGGCCACCGTGTCAGCCCGATCGAGGTGGAAGAGGCGCTGACCGCCCATCCGCTTGTCACCGAGGCCGCAGCCTGTGCTGTGCAACTGCGCACAGGAGTGCACGTCATTGCGGGGTTTTACGTGGCGACAGACGTGATAGAGGAACACCAACTCCGCGATTTTGCGGCGCAGCGCCTTGCCACCTACAAGATGCCCCGCCTGCTGATCGCCAAAGACACACTTCCCCGCGGGGCCAACAACAAACTTTTGCGCCGGATGCTGCGCGACGAATGGGAGACCACGCATGGTCAAGCTTGA
- a CDS encoding helix-turn-helix domain-containing protein yields MTENGPDNLIRVARENGESSVAQPLDLGARVRELRKARDWTLEQAAQQAGLARSTLSKIENGQMSPTYDALKKLAVGLEISVPQLFTPPSKGQVNGRMAVTRNGEETAKVTTTYEHDMLAEVLTTKKMLPYRTRVRARTFEDFDGWVRHDGEEFLYVLTGHVRLYTEFYEPIELRRGDSAYYDAAMGHNVVSISPEDATILWVTSLS; encoded by the coding sequence ATGACAGAGAATGGCCCTGATAACCTGATCCGCGTCGCGCGGGAAAACGGCGAAAGCAGCGTTGCTCAGCCGCTTGATCTGGGCGCGCGTGTGCGTGAATTGCGCAAGGCCCGTGACTGGACGCTGGAACAAGCGGCGCAACAGGCGGGGCTGGCGCGGTCAACCCTGTCCAAGATCGAAAACGGACAGATGTCGCCCACCTATGACGCGCTCAAAAAGCTGGCTGTGGGGCTGGAAATTTCGGTGCCGCAACTGTTCACGCCGCCTTCCAAGGGACAGGTGAACGGGCGCATGGCGGTCACGCGCAACGGCGAAGAAACGGCGAAAGTGACGACCACCTACGAACACGACATGCTGGCCGAGGTGCTGACAACCAAAAAGATGCTGCCGTATCGCACCCGCGTGCGCGCCCGCACGTTTGAGGACTTTGACGGCTGGGTGCGCCATGACGGCGAAGAGTTTTTGTATGTGCTGACCGGTCACGTTCGGCTCTATACCGAATTTTATGAACCGATCGAGCTTAGACGCGGCGATAGCGCCTATTATGACGCAGCCATGGGGCACAACGTGGTGTCGATCAGCCCCGAGGATGCGACAATCCTGTGGGTCACGTCGCTGTCCTAG
- a CDS encoding DsbA family oxidoreductase: MVKLDIISDPICPWCYIGKTNLDKALLEFPDHPFTIEWHPFQLNPDMPAEGMDRRAYLEGKFGGKEGAVKAYAPVVAQSESSGADINFEAIKRTPNTIDAHRLIHWAGIEQRQSFVVDLLFKAYFVDGRDISAHEVLADIADTAEMDAAMVTKLLASDADTDDIRARDKHSREMGVNSVPTFIVAHQHAVPGAQPPEMWVGVIKDIMEQIAADE; the protein is encoded by the coding sequence ATGGTCAAGCTTGATATCATTTCCGATCCGATCTGCCCGTGGTGCTATATCGGCAAAACGAATTTGGATAAGGCGCTTCTCGAATTTCCCGACCATCCCTTCACAATCGAATGGCATCCGTTTCAGCTCAACCCGGATATGCCTGCCGAAGGCATGGACAGACGCGCCTACCTCGAGGGCAAATTCGGCGGCAAAGAGGGTGCTGTCAAAGCCTATGCGCCCGTTGTTGCCCAGTCTGAAAGCTCGGGCGCAGATATCAATTTTGAAGCGATCAAACGGACACCCAACACGATTGACGCCCACCGCCTGATCCATTGGGCGGGCATCGAACAACGGCAGTCCTTTGTCGTCGATCTGCTTTTCAAGGCCTATTTCGTTGATGGCCGCGACATCAGCGCACATGAGGTACTGGCCGATATCGCCGACACCGCAGAAATGGATGCGGCGATGGTCACAAAACTGCTTGCCTCGGACGCCGATACCGACGACATCCGCGCCCGTGACAAACACAGCCGCGAAATGGGCGTCAATTCGGTGCCCACATTCATCGTGGCCCACCAACATGCCGTCCCCGGCGCGCAGCCGCCCGAAATGTGGGTGGGCGTGATCAAGGATATCATGGAACAGATCGCCGCCGACGAATGA
- a CDS encoding DUF4399 domain-containing protein, whose protein sequence is MKNTLIATALVCLAANAAFADGHRSAAPEGAQAYIVSPADGAVVTNPVTIVFGLEGMGVAPANVEVDNTGHHHLLINTDPATLDMDSGLPATDQIVHFGGGQTQVTKELPAGTHNLQLLLGNWSHVPHDPPVMSEVITITVE, encoded by the coding sequence ATGAAGAATACTTTGATTGCAACTGCGCTGGTTTGTTTGGCTGCCAACGCGGCATTTGCTGACGGACATCGCAGTGCGGCACCGGAAGGTGCGCAGGCCTATATCGTATCACCCGCTGACGGTGCGGTCGTCACAAACCCGGTCACCATTGTCTTCGGGCTTGAGGGAATGGGTGTCGCGCCTGCGAACGTCGAGGTGGACAACACAGGCCATCATCACCTGTTGATCAACACCGATCCCGCCACGCTTGATATGGACTCGGGATTGCCAGCCACCGATCAGATCGTGCATTTCGGTGGCGGTCAGACACAGGTGACCAAAGAGTTGCCCGCAGGCACGCACAACCTGCAACTCTTGCTTGGGAACTGGTCCCATGTGCCCCATGACCCACCTGTCATGAGCGAAGTAATCACGATCACCGTAGAGTAG
- a CDS encoding extracellular solute-binding protein has product MGLVAQSAFAEPRHGIAMYGDPALPPDFVSLPYANPDAPKGGQIVTAEVGSFDSLNPFIRKGSTPWQLRFFLGESFMGRSLDEPFSLYGVLAESVETGPNREWVEFTLRDGAEFSDGSPVTIEDVMWSYETLGTVGHPRYLGFWAKVASMEQTGDRSVRFTFTEEDRELALLAGLRPILKKAQWDGVDFAESTTEVVPITSAPYVIADYEPGRFVSLRRNPDYWGADVPFRVGTNNLDEVRLEFFGDETAAFEAFKVGEVNSNREFNVARWESQYNFPAVQDGDVVLSILPHERPSGMTGFVMNTRRDQFADWRVRDAMIHAFNFEFINEAMTGSAQPRITSYWSNSPLGMSNGPADGRVAEFLAPFAADLTPGTIEGYTLPVSDGSERNRAGTAAALAQMQAAGWTVQNGVMADASGAPFTFEILLPQGGSENQAIIDMYTVSLARIGVTPAVAVVDSAQFAERTDAFDFDMTYYRRGVSLSPGNEQYVYYGSEAADTPGGSNLMGVKSPAVDAMIGRLLTSESQDDFVAAVKALDRTLTAGRYVIPIYQWNISRLAHAKELKFPDALPIFGDWPGWQPDVWWYAE; this is encoded by the coding sequence ATGGGACTGGTCGCACAATCGGCCTTTGCCGAACCCCGCCATGGCATAGCTATGTATGGCGATCCTGCCCTACCACCGGATTTTGTGTCCCTGCCCTACGCCAACCCCGATGCGCCCAAGGGCGGTCAGATCGTCACAGCCGAAGTTGGCAGCTTTGACAGCCTCAATCCGTTCATCCGCAAAGGCTCGACCCCGTGGCAGCTGCGCTTTTTTCTGGGTGAGAGTTTTATGGGCCGGTCATTGGACGAACCTTTCTCGCTCTACGGTGTTTTGGCCGAATCGGTTGAGACAGGACCGAACCGTGAATGGGTCGAATTTACCCTGCGCGACGGTGCGGAATTTTCCGATGGCAGCCCCGTGACAATCGAAGATGTCATGTGGTCGTATGAAACCTTGGGCACTGTCGGCCACCCCCGCTATCTGGGGTTCTGGGCCAAAGTCGCAAGCATGGAACAAACCGGCGACCGGTCTGTGCGCTTTACCTTCACCGAAGAAGACCGGGAACTGGCTTTGCTGGCAGGCCTGCGCCCGATTTTGAAAAAGGCCCAGTGGGACGGTGTGGATTTCGCCGAAAGCACCACCGAAGTCGTCCCCATCACGTCGGCCCCTTATGTGATTGCCGATTATGAACCGGGGCGTTTCGTATCCTTGCGCCGCAACCCTGATTATTGGGGCGCAGATGTGCCGTTCCGTGTGGGCACCAACAATCTGGATGAAGTCCGGCTTGAATTCTTTGGCGATGAAACCGCCGCATTCGAGGCGTTCAAGGTGGGTGAAGTGAATTCCAACCGTGAATTCAATGTCGCCCGTTGGGAAAGCCAGTACAATTTCCCCGCGGTGCAGGATGGCGATGTGGTGCTGTCGATCCTGCCCCATGAACGCCCCTCGGGGATGACAGGTTTTGTGATGAACACCCGCCGCGATCAGTTTGCAGATTGGCGCGTGCGCGATGCGATGATCCACGCCTTCAACTTTGAATTCATCAATGAGGCGATGACAGGTTCGGCCCAGCCGCGCATTACATCCTATTGGTCCAATTCGCCTTTGGGGATGTCAAACGGCCCCGCCGACGGGCGCGTGGCCGAATTCCTTGCCCCCTTCGCCGCCGATCTGACCCCCGGCACGATCGAGGGGTACACCCTGCCCGTCAGCGACGGCTCCGAGCGCAATCGCGCAGGCACCGCCGCAGCGCTGGCCCAGATGCAGGCCGCAGGCTGGACCGTGCAGAATGGCGTCATGGCCGATGCCAGCGGTGCGCCCTTCACCTTTGAAATCCTGCTGCCGCAGGGTGGGTCGGAAAATCAGGCGATTATTGATATGTACACGGTATCGCTTGCGCGGATCGGGGTAACCCCCGCTGTCGCCGTCGTTGACAGCGCGCAATTTGCCGAGCGAACCGATGCCTTTGATTTCGACATGACCTACTACCGGCGCGGTGTCTCGCTATCGCCGGGCAACGAACAATATGTCTACTACGGGTCCGAAGCGGCCGACACGCCCGGTGGCAGCAACCTGATGGGCGTCAAATCCCCCGCCGTGGATGCGATGATCGGGCGTTTGCTGACGTCTGAAAGCCAGGATGATTTCGTAGCGGCCGTCAAAGCGCTGGACCGGACCCTGACCGCAGGCCGCTATGTGATCCCGATCTATCAATGGAACATCAGCCGGCTGGCCCACGCCAAGGAACTGAAATTCCCTGACGCATTGCCGATCTTCGGGGACTGGCCCGGCTGGCAGCCCGATGTCTGGTGGTACGCGGAATAA
- a CDS encoding patatin-like phospholipase family protein, with protein MKKINLALQGGGAHGAFTWGVLCRLLHEDDIEIAAISGTSAGALNAAALKSGWVAGGRAGALENLDWLWKQIGHVTDPNFAPWISAAGPTAELWAKALKYSPAYTAFDMTTRMLSPYVYGPAMQNPLANIVKKFHYDAVCASDGPDLHICATNVRSGKIRVFSGDEIIPEVIMASACLPSLFQAVEFEDPQTGKVEAFWDGGYTGNPALYPLFAKDLPDDILIVNINPLYREELPMDTQSIENRINEISFNSSLLRELRAIDFVKRLLSDGKITPGSMKNVIVHMIADDALMNNLNVATKTIPTAVILARLKAAGEAAADTFLKNHKKDIGKRSSVNLTEMFS; from the coding sequence GTGAAGAAGATCAACCTTGCGCTGCAAGGGGGCGGCGCGCATGGCGCGTTCACTTGGGGCGTGCTGTGCCGGTTGCTGCATGAAGATGACATTGAAATTGCCGCGATTTCAGGCACTTCTGCGGGGGCGTTGAATGCTGCGGCGCTGAAATCGGGTTGGGTCGCGGGTGGCCGCGCAGGGGCGTTGGAAAATCTCGACTGGCTGTGGAAACAGATCGGCCATGTCACAGACCCCAATTTCGCACCGTGGATCAGTGCAGCTGGCCCCACAGCCGAGCTTTGGGCAAAAGCGCTGAAGTATTCGCCCGCTTACACGGCGTTTGACATGACCACGCGCATGTTGTCGCCCTATGTGTACGGGCCTGCAATGCAGAACCCGTTGGCCAATATCGTCAAGAAATTCCACTATGATGCCGTTTGTGCCAGTGATGGCCCTGATTTGCATATTTGTGCAACGAATGTGCGCTCGGGCAAGATCCGCGTGTTTTCCGGTGATGAGATCATACCAGAGGTCATCATGGCCTCTGCCTGTCTGCCGAGCCTGTTTCAGGCGGTTGAGTTCGAGGACCCGCAAACCGGCAAGGTTGAGGCATTCTGGGATGGCGGCTATACCGGCAATCCCGCACTTTATCCACTGTTTGCCAAGGACTTACCGGACGATATTCTGATCGTGAATATCAACCCGCTCTACCGTGAAGAATTGCCGATGGACACCCAGTCTATCGAAAACCGCATCAATGAGATCAGCTTTAACAGCTCTCTTTTGCGCGAATTGCGCGCGATTGATTTTGTGAAACGGCTGTTGTCTGACGGAAAGATCACACCCGGATCAATGAAGAATGTGATCGTACATATGATTGCGGATGATGCGTTGATGAACAATCTGAATGTCGCCACCAAAACCATCCCCACGGCGGTCATCCTTGCACGGCTGAAAGCGGCGGGCGAGGCAGCGGCGGATACGTTCCTGAAAAACCACAAGAAAGACATTGGCAAACGCAGTTCGGTCAACCTGACCGAGATGTTCAGCTAA